The following are encoded together in the Nocardioides okcheonensis genome:
- a CDS encoding FAD-binding oxidoreductase translates to MTARPKLLVRCTSTADVQAAVRTAREQGLPLAVRGGGHDWAGRAVADGGLTVDLTPMRQVDVDPATAVATVAGGATAADVAAVAHRAGLVAVTGTAGSVGMVGLTTGGGYGPLSGRFGLAADNLLSAEVVLADGTLVVADDEHHRDLLWALRGGGANFGVVTSMRVRLHRVPTILAGMLLFPMDVLPALEDHLLRAPDELTVQAGFMTPPGGELSLFASPTWCGEEEAGARALRRFTEVGPPLVEQVGPTTQVDQLAAIDALYPPGRHVHIGTRTVTALDRGVEAALRDAAGRMTSPLSAISLHSLHGAATRPGPDDTAFRNRAPHLMVESIAVWEDGDPSPQRHRDWARTLDPLPGGYPNLLGPDERERTVEVFGPNADRLRAVKAHYDPDHLFHATGSL, encoded by the coding sequence GTGACCGCACGACCGAAGCTCCTCGTCCGGTGCACCAGCACGGCGGACGTGCAGGCGGCGGTCCGGACCGCACGCGAGCAGGGACTGCCGCTGGCGGTCCGCGGAGGTGGCCACGACTGGGCCGGGCGCGCCGTCGCCGACGGCGGGCTGACGGTCGACCTGACCCCGATGCGGCAGGTGGACGTCGACCCCGCGACCGCGGTCGCCACGGTGGCGGGCGGTGCCACGGCGGCCGACGTCGCCGCGGTCGCGCACCGGGCGGGGCTGGTCGCGGTGACGGGCACCGCTGGGTCCGTCGGGATGGTCGGTCTGACGACGGGCGGCGGCTACGGGCCGCTCAGCGGGAGGTTCGGGCTCGCCGCCGACAACCTGCTCTCCGCCGAGGTCGTCCTCGCCGACGGCACCCTGGTCGTCGCGGATGACGAGCACCACCGCGACCTCCTCTGGGCGCTGCGCGGGGGCGGGGCCAACTTCGGCGTGGTCACCTCGATGCGCGTCCGGCTGCACCGGGTCCCGACGATCCTCGCCGGGATGCTGCTGTTCCCGATGGACGTCCTGCCGGCGCTCGAGGACCACCTCCTGCGCGCCCCCGACGAGCTGACGGTCCAGGCAGGCTTCATGACGCCTCCCGGCGGCGAGCTGTCGCTGTTCGCGTCCCCGACGTGGTGCGGCGAGGAGGAGGCAGGGGCCCGGGCGCTGAGGCGGTTCACCGAGGTCGGACCGCCGCTCGTGGAGCAGGTGGGTCCGACGACCCAGGTCGACCAGCTCGCCGCGATCGACGCCCTCTACCCGCCCGGGCGCCACGTCCACATCGGCACGCGGACGGTGACCGCGCTCGACCGCGGGGTCGAGGCGGCGCTCCGCGACGCCGCGGGACGCATGACCTCGCCGCTCTCCGCGATCTCGCTGCACAGCCTGCACGGCGCAGCGACGCGGCCCGGCCCGGACGACACGGCGTTCCGCAACCGCGCCCCGCACCTGATGGTCGAGTCGATCGCGGTCTGGGAGGACGGGGATCCCTCGCCCCAGCGACACCGCGACTGGGCGCGCACCCTCGACCCGCTGCCGGGCGGCTACCCCAACCTGCTGGGTCCCGACGAGCGCGAGCGCACCGTCGAGGTCTTCGGACCCAACGCCGACCGCCTGCGCGCGGTCAAGGCGCACTACGACCCCGACCACCTCTTCCACGCCACCGGGAGCCTCTGA
- a CDS encoding TetR/AcrR family transcriptional regulator, which translates to MTDQPPSRRAEYAEATRVAIVEAARRLFSRHGFVGTKVDDIAAEARVAPATVYAVAGGKQGLLRTLVDQWTQAPVVAETLTRHQAIADPDEILRQTAATVRSMREDYGDIIRLVLTTAPQHAEVAQALEVATTRYRDAVRAVAVRLGEVGGLREGLSVDEATDILWFYFGYSGFFTLVDDNRWTYERSERWLAEQAGAALG; encoded by the coding sequence GTGACGGACCAGCCCCCGAGCCGGCGTGCCGAGTACGCCGAGGCCACCCGGGTCGCGATCGTGGAGGCGGCCCGGCGGCTCTTCTCGCGGCACGGCTTCGTCGGGACCAAGGTCGACGACATCGCCGCGGAGGCGCGCGTCGCCCCGGCCACGGTGTACGCCGTGGCCGGCGGCAAGCAGGGGCTGCTGCGGACGCTGGTCGACCAGTGGACGCAGGCGCCGGTCGTGGCCGAGACGCTGACGCGGCACCAGGCCATCGCCGACCCGGACGAGATCCTGCGCCAGACGGCGGCCACGGTGCGGTCGATGCGCGAGGACTACGGCGACATCATCCGACTGGTGCTGACCACCGCGCCGCAGCACGCCGAGGTCGCGCAGGCCCTGGAGGTCGCCACCACCCGCTACCGCGACGCGGTGCGGGCCGTGGCCGTGCGGCTGGGCGAGGTCGGGGGTCTGCGCGAGGGCCTGTCCGTCGACGAGGCGACCGACATCTTGTGGTTCTACTTCGGCTACTCCGGGTTCTTCACGCTCGTCGACGACAACCGCTGGACCTACGAGCGGTCCGAGCGCTGGCTGGCGGAGCAGGCCGGAGCCGCGCTCGGCTGA
- a CDS encoding CPBP family intramembrane glutamic endopeptidase encodes MTTTDQTWLLRGDVPSPTPGLPAGTEYHRAFAGDSRRVPRGLLTILLLLVGFVGFSAGFVELSKVIDTRVLGRDEAFTPLRHAAGSLSLALLIPWSMLLQRMLYRVPAGTLHSVTGRFRFGVLARTLLVLGPLVLVAVGISALQGGSTTSWTDADLVAMVLISLVISPLAVAGEEYGFRGLMFRVVGGWARSPRVGLVAGVVVTTVVFSLVHGTLDPYLLTSYLVLFGSMAVVTWRTGGLEVAVVLHAVYNLALLVATALHLDVGGELDNRATAVGSPVNLVPSAAILLSTALVWWMTRSGPVRAPARSEDR; translated from the coding sequence GTGACCACGACCGACCAGACCTGGCTGCTGAGGGGCGACGTGCCGTCGCCGACGCCCGGACTCCCGGCCGGGACGGAGTACCACCGAGCCTTCGCGGGCGACTCGCGTCGGGTCCCCCGGGGACTGCTGACGATCCTGCTGCTCCTGGTGGGCTTCGTCGGCTTCTCGGCGGGCTTCGTGGAGCTGTCGAAGGTCATCGACACCCGCGTGCTCGGGCGCGACGAGGCGTTCACTCCCCTGCGCCACGCCGCCGGGTCGCTCTCGCTGGCGCTGCTCATCCCGTGGTCCATGCTGCTCCAGCGGATGCTCTACCGAGTCCCGGCGGGCACCCTGCACTCGGTGACCGGACGCTTCCGGTTCGGCGTCCTCGCCAGGACCCTGCTCGTGCTCGGACCGCTCGTCCTGGTGGCGGTGGGGATCAGCGCGCTGCAGGGCGGCTCGACGACGTCGTGGACCGACGCGGACCTCGTCGCGATGGTCCTCATCAGCCTCGTCATCAGCCCGCTCGCCGTCGCCGGCGAGGAGTACGGCTTCCGGGGGCTGATGTTCCGGGTGGTGGGCGGGTGGGCGCGCAGCCCGCGCGTCGGCCTCGTGGCGGGCGTCGTCGTGACCACGGTCGTGTTCTCGCTCGTGCACGGGACCCTCGACCCCTACCTGCTGACCTCCTACCTCGTGCTGTTCGGCTCGATGGCGGTCGTCACGTGGCGCACCGGCGGACTCGAGGTCGCCGTCGTGCTGCACGCCGTCTACAACCTCGCCCTCCTGGTCGCCACGGCGCTCCACCTCGACGTCGGCGGCGAGCTCGACAACCGCGCGACGGCCGTCGGGTCCCCGGTGAACCTGGTCCCCAGCGCGGCGATCCTGCTCTCCACCGCCCTCGTCTGGTGGATGACCCGCAGCGGCCCCGTCCGTGCGCCCGCCCGGAGCGAGGACCGGTGA
- a CDS encoding TetR/AcrR family transcriptional regulator → MTGGTPSTRDKILVAAATMLGEDPTARLSVRAVAARAGVSVGSLRHFFPTQRLLVDTVVAGLASLEVPDDPMGDVASSPSERLVACLQLLLSEVGAGEQARANLTSLHRAWVASPPDADSEHAFLALERLAVHRVSAWLAVLRDEGALAPGDLEQQARFLLTVVNGLSLERALPGAQARLPHDLATLEVAVSAVVAAA, encoded by the coding sequence GTGACCGGAGGGACACCGTCGACGAGGGACAAGATCCTGGTCGCCGCGGCGACCATGCTCGGCGAGGACCCGACCGCCCGGCTCAGCGTCCGCGCGGTCGCGGCGCGCGCGGGCGTCAGCGTCGGCTCGCTGCGGCACTTCTTCCCGACCCAGCGGCTGCTGGTGGACACGGTGGTCGCCGGCCTCGCCTCGCTGGAGGTCCCCGACGACCCGATGGGCGACGTCGCGTCGAGCCCGTCGGAACGGCTCGTGGCCTGCCTCCAGCTGCTCCTGTCCGAGGTGGGGGCGGGGGAGCAGGCGCGCGCCAACCTCACGTCGCTGCACCGTGCCTGGGTCGCGTCGCCCCCCGATGCCGACTCGGAGCACGCCTTCCTCGCCCTCGAGCGCCTGGCAGTGCACCGCGTGTCGGCCTGGCTGGCCGTCCTGCGCGACGAGGGAGCGCTGGCGCCGGGTGACCTCGAGCAGCAGGCCCGGTTCCTGCTCACGGTCGTGAACGGTCTCTCGCTCGAGCGCGCACTCCCGGGCGCCCAGGCCCGGCTGCCGCACGACCTGGCCACCCTGGAGGTCGCCGTGTCGGCCGTGGTTGCGGCGGCGTGA
- a CDS encoding FBP domain-containing protein, producing the protein MNPLTEKQIRTSFVNLSKGAAGRVNLPADLDERPWGDLDYLGWQDPKAPGRHYLVAERDGRPCGIALRASDAGAGRMRRTMCDLCTTVGSVGLMVAPRAGRAGQRGDSVGTYVCAALDCSLFARNVRSNGTVVMDERLTVEQKVARLMANLDTFVARVVR; encoded by the coding sequence GTGAACCCGCTGACCGAGAAGCAGATCCGCACGTCGTTCGTGAACCTCAGCAAGGGTGCCGCGGGGAGGGTCAACCTCCCGGCGGACCTGGACGAGCGACCGTGGGGCGATCTCGACTACCTGGGTTGGCAGGACCCGAAGGCGCCGGGACGCCACTACCTGGTGGCCGAACGCGACGGCCGGCCCTGCGGCATCGCGCTGCGAGCATCGGACGCGGGTGCCGGGCGGATGCGAAGGACGATGTGCGACCTCTGCACGACCGTCGGGTCAGTGGGCCTGATGGTGGCGCCCCGTGCGGGCAGGGCGGGCCAGCGCGGTGACTCGGTCGGCACCTACGTCTGCGCCGCGCTCGACTGCTCGCTCTTCGCCCGCAACGTCCGGAGCAACGGCACGGTGGTCATGGACGAGCGGCTCACGGTCGAGCAGAAGGTCGCGCGGCTGATGGCGAACCTGGACACCTTCGTGGCCAGGGTGGTCCGCTGA
- a CDS encoding DUF1684 domain-containing protein: MPTISSALTLADWRARVSSLYEEVRACDDPAEGHRLWREGRADLFATHPQSPTAGVPELRQRGVDYWAYDPALRFTVEIESADADEREVDGGDDGSVTLHRIGLVRLPEPVGGRLDVWWLHQYGGGIFVPLRDGTAGDGSYGAGRYLLDSAKGAWLGGDDRHLVVDLNFAYHPSCRYDDRWRCPLAPAGNTIAARVEAGERL; this comes from the coding sequence GTGCCCACCATCTCGTCCGCCCTGACTCTCGCCGACTGGCGCGCCCGCGTCTCCTCGCTCTACGAGGAGGTGCGGGCCTGCGACGACCCGGCCGAGGGACACCGCCTGTGGCGTGAGGGACGCGCGGACCTCTTCGCCACCCATCCCCAGAGCCCGACCGCGGGTGTCCCCGAGCTGAGGCAGCGGGGCGTGGACTACTGGGCCTACGACCCGGCGCTGCGGTTCACGGTCGAGATCGAGTCGGCCGACGCCGACGAGCGCGAGGTCGACGGCGGGGACGACGGGTCGGTCACGCTGCACCGGATCGGCCTGGTCCGACTGCCCGAGCCGGTGGGCGGCAGGCTCGACGTGTGGTGGCTGCACCAGTACGGCGGCGGGATCTTCGTCCCGCTGCGCGACGGCACGGCCGGCGACGGCAGCTACGGCGCGGGTCGCTACCTCCTCGACTCGGCCAAGGGCGCGTGGCTCGGCGGTGACGACCGACACCTGGTCGTCGACCTCAACTTCGCCTACCACCCCTCGTGCCGCTACGACGACCGGTGGCGTTGCCCGCTCGCGCCCGCCGGGAACACCATCGCGGCCCGCGTGGAGGCAGGCGAGCGCCTCTGA
- a CDS encoding NHL repeat-containing protein encodes MNDQLHSHSPGSVIAAAPGLEGRRRLVTAIVAAVVLSATAGVLWGRPPGIASASRPTGPSTEGFRMWDLGDAVTSPASGVAVAPDGTVIVVDRDERPFAWSEPVDHDVVHRVDPDSGRVVGSWGRGALASPHGVDVASDGTVWITDVGSNQVVAFDANGEETFRLGSPYGSALEKCMQVRNVLTNLPCPSEGLTFARPTDVVAADDGSVYISDGYRGSRVVKVDADGHQVAAIGELGDAPGQFFLPHGIDLLADGRVVVAERRNARVQLVDADLSRATVVPARVGRPYDVAVGPDGDLYVLDGGDGLDGGGQSRSAVYRLDPDTYELLHAYRMPTGVAGHQLAVSDEAIVVTAIEGAPTWHVSLDGA; translated from the coding sequence GTGAACGACCAACTGCACAGCCATTCACCCGGCAGCGTGATTGCAGCCGCGCCGGGCCTTGAAGGGCGTCGACGCCTCGTGACGGCGATCGTCGCGGCGGTGGTCTTGTCCGCGACTGCCGGCGTCCTGTGGGGCAGGCCGCCAGGTATCGCGTCGGCGTCTCGTCCCACGGGGCCCTCCACGGAGGGCTTCAGGATGTGGGACCTCGGCGATGCAGTGACGTCCCCTGCTTCGGGTGTTGCGGTGGCGCCGGACGGAACGGTGATCGTCGTGGACCGTGACGAGCGGCCGTTCGCGTGGAGCGAGCCGGTCGACCACGACGTGGTCCACCGCGTGGACCCGGACTCGGGCCGCGTCGTGGGGTCGTGGGGGCGTGGGGCGCTGGCGTCACCCCACGGTGTGGACGTCGCGAGCGACGGGACCGTGTGGATCACCGACGTCGGCAGCAACCAGGTGGTCGCCTTCGATGCCAACGGCGAGGAGACATTCCGGCTGGGGAGCCCCTACGGCTCGGCGCTCGAGAAGTGCATGCAGGTCCGCAACGTCCTGACCAACCTGCCGTGCCCGTCCGAGGGCCTGACCTTCGCTCGTCCGACGGACGTTGTTGCTGCGGACGACGGGTCCGTCTACATCTCCGACGGCTATCGCGGTTCCCGTGTGGTGAAGGTCGATGCCGACGGTCATCAGGTCGCGGCCATCGGTGAGCTCGGGGACGCACCCGGGCAGTTCTTCCTGCCACACGGCATCGACCTCCTCGCCGATGGCCGCGTCGTCGTCGCCGAACGCCGCAACGCGCGAGTGCAGCTGGTTGACGCCGACCTGAGCCGCGCGACCGTCGTACCTGCGCGGGTTGGCCGACCCTACGACGTCGCCGTCGGTCCGGACGGTGATCTGTACGTCCTCGACGGCGGGGACGGCCTCGACGGAGGCGGCCAGTCGCGATCAGCGGTGTACCGGCTGGACCCCGACACCTATGAGCTCCTCCACGCCTATCGGATGCCGACGGGCGTGGCTGGTCACCAGCTCGCCGTCAGCGATGAGGCGATCGTCGTGACGGCCATCGAGGGCGCACCGACCTGGCATGTTTCCCTGGACGGAGCGTGA
- a CDS encoding MarR family winged helix-turn-helix transcriptional regulator yields MTPEDVPHDPLSTALQRVLLAHTRAQGHLARTLGVSRTDVDALEHLMVGPLSAVELAGRLGISQGAVTHLLRRLEKRDHARRTSDPEDRRRVAIELTDTGRDTVVAHVLPLLRDLDALAARMSRRSGEAVIAYLDGSTTALLALAGAEVPPAP; encoded by the coding sequence ATGACACCTGAAGACGTTCCGCACGACCCACTGTCAACGGCGCTGCAACGAGTGCTGCTGGCACACACACGTGCTCAAGGTCATCTTGCTCGCACGCTCGGGGTCTCACGTACGGACGTGGATGCCCTCGAGCACCTGATGGTCGGACCCCTGAGTGCGGTGGAGCTCGCTGGGCGCCTCGGCATCAGTCAAGGCGCCGTGACCCACCTGTTGAGGCGCCTCGAGAAGCGTGACCACGCGCGGCGTACGAGTGACCCCGAGGACCGCCGCCGGGTGGCGATCGAGCTCACCGACACCGGCCGTGACACCGTCGTCGCTCACGTGCTTCCGCTGCTTCGAGACCTCGATGCTCTCGCTGCTCGAATGAGCCGACGCAGCGGCGAAGCAGTCATCGCCTACCTCGACGGCTCGACCACGGCACTGCTCGCGCTTGCCGGGGCGGAGGTCCCGCCCGCCCCGTGA
- a CDS encoding NAD(P)-dependent oxidoreductase: protein MRIGLLGATGGSGEALLSLACEAGHDVRVVARRPDAVQVPKGASVRVASGDATDPAALGSGLDGCEVVVNLVGVSGLLAARRGTTVYSRSVAALVAAAPRAGFSRVVLVTSGGVVDQPDDGWFYTHVLKRHFLEPTYRDMRLAERSLQDSDLGWTIVRPGYLTGDKQRTDYRVSIDAPLAKDGSLSRWSLAHAILQRALSDEALGHTLAVAT, encoded by the coding sequence ATGAGAATCGGTCTCCTCGGAGCGACTGGCGGAAGTGGAGAGGCGCTTCTGAGTCTGGCATGCGAAGCAGGCCACGACGTCCGCGTCGTCGCTCGACGCCCCGACGCGGTCCAGGTCCCGAAGGGAGCGTCGGTCCGCGTCGCGTCGGGTGACGCCACCGACCCGGCAGCGCTCGGCTCTGGACTCGACGGCTGCGAGGTCGTCGTCAACCTCGTCGGCGTGAGCGGCCTGCTCGCCGCGCGGCGTGGCACCACGGTCTACTCACGGAGCGTCGCGGCCCTCGTCGCCGCAGCTCCTAGGGCCGGATTCTCCCGCGTGGTGCTCGTCACCAGCGGCGGAGTCGTGGACCAGCCGGATGACGGCTGGTTCTACACGCACGTCCTCAAGCGCCACTTCCTCGAGCCGACGTACCGCGACATGCGCCTCGCGGAGCGATCACTCCAGGACAGCGACCTGGGCTGGACCATCGTCCGCCCCGGCTACCTCACGGGCGACAAGCAACGCACCGACTACCGCGTCAGCATCGATGCCCCCCTGGCCAAGGACGGCTCGTTGAGCAGGTGGAGCCTCGCGCACGCCATCCTCCAGCGGGCACTCAGCGACGAGGCGCTCGGCCACACGCTTGCCGTGGCCACGTGA
- a CDS encoding choice-of-anchor I family protein, with amino-acid sequence MPLISARSIDGRPTGRVAPLSRIALLATSAAATCLALPLSVADAALVPDPVRTSASGATVRLDPLGTYETGVFDESAAEIVEYYPDGQRLLVVNAAQATVEVLDASTPTAPTKLFDLQTSGVPSADGSVVAAGAVANSVAVREDGLGVVAVEAPAKTDDGWLVFFDAAGDGQALGAVRVGALPDMVTITPDGRRAVVANEAEPAEDYSVDPEGTISVVSLPRGVTAAPQAAVRTANFHAFEGAGLPAGIRVSGGRTDAGTGTPAFPVSEVLEPEYVTVDQQSRTAYVTLQEANGVAVVDLRRAVVTDLWTVGTVDRAQVPFDASDRDGVDIRTYANVRTFRQPDAIASYRAKGKTYLVTADEGDTRDWDGYSEEVRVGDLGKNGLKPACDAVKNGAGFTGLSRLKITKADGLDATGACYETLYGFGGRGISVFTTDGQLVSTTGDQLERITSAAVPAFFNTDHGTSAFDNRSDDKGPEPEGLTIGKIHGRTYAFIGLERVGGVMVYDLTQPTVPTFVTYTNNRDFSVSGSTDLAAAGDLGPEGLTFIDRDDSPSGRPLVAVGNEVSGTTTLFDITKASRHK; translated from the coding sequence ATGCCTCTCATCTCCGCGCGCAGCATCGACGGACGCCCCACCGGCCGAGTCGCCCCACTCAGTCGGATCGCCCTCCTCGCGACGTCAGCGGCCGCTACCTGCCTCGCTCTTCCCCTCTCTGTTGCGGACGCCGCACTCGTCCCCGACCCGGTCCGCACGTCAGCGAGCGGTGCCACGGTCCGCCTCGACCCCCTCGGTACGTATGAGACCGGAGTGTTCGACGAGTCGGCCGCCGAGATCGTCGAGTACTACCCCGACGGCCAGCGCCTCCTGGTCGTCAACGCCGCCCAGGCGACCGTCGAGGTCCTCGACGCCTCCACCCCGACCGCGCCGACCAAGCTGTTCGACCTGCAGACCTCCGGCGTGCCGTCGGCCGACGGTTCCGTCGTGGCGGCCGGGGCGGTCGCGAACTCCGTCGCCGTGCGTGAGGACGGCCTCGGCGTCGTCGCGGTCGAGGCTCCGGCCAAGACCGACGACGGCTGGCTGGTGTTCTTCGACGCCGCGGGCGACGGCCAAGCCCTCGGTGCCGTCCGGGTCGGCGCGCTGCCGGACATGGTCACCATCACCCCCGACGGCCGCCGCGCCGTCGTCGCGAACGAGGCCGAGCCCGCTGAGGACTACTCGGTCGACCCCGAGGGAACGATCTCGGTCGTCTCCCTCCCCCGCGGCGTCACTGCCGCACCCCAGGCAGCCGTGCGGACCGCGAACTTCCACGCCTTCGAAGGTGCCGGACTCCCCGCGGGGATCCGCGTCTCCGGCGGGCGCACCGACGCGGGCACCGGCACACCGGCATTCCCCGTCTCCGAGGTCCTCGAACCCGAGTACGTCACCGTGGACCAGCAGTCCCGGACCGCCTACGTGACGTTGCAGGAGGCCAACGGCGTCGCCGTGGTCGACCTGCGACGGGCTGTCGTCACCGACCTCTGGACCGTCGGAACGGTCGACCGGGCACAGGTGCCGTTCGACGCCAGCGACCGCGACGGCGTCGACATCCGCACCTACGCCAACGTCCGGACCTTCCGCCAACCCGACGCCATCGCGTCCTACCGGGCGAAGGGCAAGACGTACCTGGTGACCGCGGACGAAGGTGACACCCGCGACTGGGACGGCTACTCCGAAGAGGTCCGGGTGGGCGACCTCGGCAAGAACGGCCTCAAGCCCGCCTGCGACGCGGTGAAGAACGGAGCCGGGTTCACTGGCCTCAGCCGGCTGAAGATCACCAAGGCTGACGGGCTAGACGCGACCGGCGCCTGCTACGAGACCCTCTACGGATTCGGCGGGCGCGGCATCTCCGTGTTCACCACCGACGGCCAGCTCGTCTCCACGACCGGTGACCAGCTCGAGCGCATCACCTCGGCGGCCGTGCCCGCGTTCTTCAACACCGACCACGGCACCTCGGCCTTCGACAACCGCAGCGACGACAAGGGCCCAGAACCCGAGGGACTCACGATCGGGAAGATCCATGGCCGCACCTACGCCTTCATCGGCCTCGAGCGCGTCGGCGGTGTCATGGTCTACGACCTCACCCAGCCGACGGTGCCCACCTTTGTCACCTACACCAACAATCGGGACTTCTCCGTCAGCGGTTCGACCGACCTCGCCGCAGCCGGCGACCTCGGACCCGAGGGGCTCACCTTCATCGACCGCGACGACTCCCCGAGCGGCCGGCCCCTGGTCGCGGTCGGCAACGAGGTCTCCGGCACCACCACGCTGTTCGACATCACCAAGGCGTCGCGGCACAAGTAG